The DNA sequence CTGCGACACTCGTCCACATCTGGAGAAAGAGAAGAATTTAACAGAGAGCTTGCAGGTCTGAAAATGACCAGCTCACTATTGGTGTGTATCTAGGATTATCGCAACATGTTTCATCTTCCCTCTTTATGGACATAGCTTACCCTCGGATGAATGATTggatgaaggaatgaatgatactttattatcacctgACGTGTCACAGtgtgattctttgttttgcataagtATGCAAAGTGTCGCCACATATAGCACGCTGACAAAGTTACCAAGTATTCTATTTAgttcccaatggtccctctttgttcttggcagACCCCCCACGCAAGTGTTGAGTTTGTACTGGGCCAGAAATAATTATCTTTGCCATTTCAAGATGAGGCAGCAGGATTATCAGGCAGGAATGACAACATGACAAAGtgatccccgacagggatcgctggctggtgcggactcagtggtccgaaggcCCTGTCTCAGTTCcaaatttctaaactaaactgaaaactagaCTGTTCTCTTTTGCATTGGAGTGTGTGCAGACATGTTGAGCAATCCAAGAAGTGACAGATTTGAGCTCTGGGCCCTGAAACAAAACTCGGcattataaatatttaaacaatTCTTTAAAAATAAGATGTCATTTTTGTCTCCCGGATAAGATCCAGAGCCAGTTACCTGTACAAGTCCTTCCATCCCCAGTGtacccagccccacacacacactggaacgaGCCGGGGCTGTTGGAACAGGAGGCCGAGCTGTGGCAGTCGTGGCTCCCACTGCGACACTCGTCCacatctggagtttggaagaaaggGGGAGTTCAGTGGAAGGTTACCAGCTCCCTGAACATTCAACTTTCCTCTACAATGCACAAAATGTAAACTCGAAGGAAATGTATTCAAGTAGCTGCTCtacactagcaatgttacaaaattttgagattttaaaaatcaagtctgcaatttatcccatcagataaagcataacaataagtttaatttgacaccaaattcactttcatatctcaagtattaaaaaagttatggccattttcatactcggaaattagcatcttgttccctattgattttcaatggacattacaaaaaagctgtgatcttggataatcaaaggcccatttcttaaggaaagattaacatttttaaatagcctaagtgtccaaagattattcacaaataattcacaatataacatgatttttatatctaatttacattaatttataggccaaatggaaggaatttagtgttcaattgctgtaaataaatgcccatttaaatcggctttctagtgggttcatgtgaacacgctggtttagaacgttgacatcgcgctggattagtgccctcaaatgccgagaaaaatactgcgggatataaaaagcccaaaatgaactactcgctatagataacttgatatatagggttatatatatgccccatttaatgtaaaaataaggtacatacctttaattgtttgctttataaaaccctggggctgcgagatgttgcggaatcagagagtaattttaaactattataactatattatcgaggcctataaaactaataataccttttgcgaccgggtcttgcagcgatttttcattaatgatttactaggctgaacatctgcaattagtacagcctagtaaaaatcgcgttttaaacccgccccctccaaacagcgccaaaatcgcggacctggctgtgggcagattcccaatggcgattcaggtaggttttgtaacatacctatctaCAGAAGAACCTCTGAAGCTTTGGCCACAGTCACTGTCTGCTTGTCCTCCCACCATTCACAGAATATCCACTACAATTTAGACACCAATGGATGGATCAATGACATTAGTGTAAAGACAGAGAAAGATTGGAAGATAATAACAATCTTTAAGAAAGAAGGGCAAAGATTGAAACTGAGATGACAGCCAAGGAAAAAAAATAACAGTGCATGGGGTCACGCCTCaatcccttatgatcttatgattcggGAGAAGAGACTTAATCACAATTGGTAGCAGTAAAATGTGAAATGTCATACCGATGCAGGATGTTCTGCTTCCACGGCTCAAGATGTAGCCACGGTGACAAAGACACCGGTAACTGCCCAATTGGTTGACACAGCGCTGGGAACATCCACCATTGCCCTGCGCACATTCATCCACATCTGGAAAGTTTAAACAAATACCAGTAAGAAATCTCAGAGGGCACGTGATGCTAATGCAATAATCACACTAACATTGCTTTTACCCCTACAATGGGCAAGAGATTTTCtacatcccctccctcccactgcctcttgcaaagacgttTGCTGCGGTCTCAGTCCACCAGTAATTAATTTTAGGCTCCCACAGTGAAAAGTGTGAAGTTTTCCAAGTAGGGTAAAAATGGAAAGGAGGAACAAAGAAAGCGAGCTAAGCAAGAAACAACAAAAATATGTTATCTTTATAATGGTACAGCTGTTGCAAACAGGTCAATCCGCACGCATTATGTGTTTTACAGAAATAAATCATATTGTTAAATGACCATTCAGACCTGTGCATGTTGTTCTGTTGTCGGGACTCAAGGTGTAGCCTGGGTGGCAGTCACACCGGTAACTGCCCACAGTGTTCACACAGCGCTGGGAGCAGCCGCCATTGCTCTGAGCACATTCATCCACATCTGAAGAAATTTTGACACCAATGGATGAATCAATGACATTAGTGTAAAGACAGAGAAAGAGTGGAAgataataacaatatttaagaaagaagggCAATGATTGAAACTGAGATGACAGCCAAGGAAAAAAAATAACAGTGCATGGGGTGAATACAAAACATTAATATAATTTTAaggcacacatatatatatcttaCGATGAGTTGAGCTGAAACTTCCTTAATCATTGATTAGAATGTGGGTCATTTCAACTACAAGGGGGATTTAAGATGAATAACTGGATTGCTATTAATGGGGGAGTTAAATATTGGAGGAAGTATCAAAGTGTTGATCTACTGATATGTTTTGAGCAGCTCAGCTGTTGACTCCATAAAGCCTGAAGTTGTGTGACTGATAACTAGAGGTCCAATTTCCATCATTATCATTGACTCAAATAAAACTATGTGTAACTCATCGCATCAAACTGGGAGTCCACCAAATAAACCTGTGAACAGAGAGATTTCCACAGTGAACGATCCAGAGCCAGTTACCTGTACAAGTCCTTCCATCCCCAGTGtacccagccccacacacacactggaacgaGCCGGGGCTGTTGGAACAGGAGGCCGAGCTGTGGCAGTCGTGGCTCCCACTGCGACACTCGTCCACATCTGGATTttggaatgagagagagagagacagagagagttcaCCGGCAGTTGCTCAACTGTATGAAGGTTGAACTTTCTACAGCTACGCAGCCAGATTGGGACAAATCATGGACAAGGTGTATTACTGATGTATGATGGATAGAATCATCTTTGTGTGGTGGGTATTTGCAGAACCTCCAGCAATTAGTGTTTATTCAGGAATGGAcacagggtgatgaatctgtggaaggctgtggaggtcaagtcagtggatatttttaaggcagcaatagatagattcttgatcagtacaggtgtcagaggttatggggagaaggcaggagaatgggggttggatagatcagccatggttgaatggcggaggagacccgatgagccaaatggcttaattctactcctattccttatgacctgatgacctaATTTCAGGAGGCTGAGCTGCGACCGCTGTGGCTTCCTCTCTGACATCATCCACATCTGGAGTTGGGAGGAAAGCAAGAGGTCACTGGAAGGTCGTTAACTTCCTGAATGCTCTACATTCTCCTGCCAACTCCCTGTATTCTCGTTGATCCACATGATCTGAAGGTAGACTTGACCTTTTCGAAAAGATAACTGAATCCCAGCAATGAGCTCATTGACTTTGTGAGGAACGTGTGGAATAATCCAAATTCCTGAGAAGTAAAAACATAGCTGAACTGAAGAGGTCCTTGAGCATTCATTAATAATGAAGGGAATATTCCTAAACCTTCTGCTTCCAATgagcgatagaaacatagaaacatagaaattaggtgcaggagtaggccattcggcccttcgagcctgcaccgccattcaatgtgatcatggctgatcatccaactctgtatcccgtacctgctttctctccatacccccctgatccccttagccacaagggccacatctaactccctcttaaatatagccaattatgTCATGTAAACAATTCTCATGTTATCCCTTTTGTACAATCTTAATCCAAATTTCCTCTCCATCTCACCTACATAATTTAATTGAAGTTGATGGAAGCCTTATAATCTAGTCTCGTGTGAGCTTTGACAATGGTTGTTGATTAGTAGAGGGGTTTATGGGGAGTCACTGACTATACCTTGCCATCACCTCGCCGGACAAATCACAGCCAGCATCAGATGATGTCAAGCaaagaggttccctgataggcagattgttgaacAAAGGttagatttaaccatataaaagCATTTAGAAGCATCTAACCATTGGTTAGCATCTAACCATTTAGCAGAGGTGTGAGCCCGGAAGGGATACCtagttgtgaactgtgaagttaAAGGGCATttggtgaagggggaggggggggtggagaagctAGTGCAAGGTCGGCCAGGGTTCAGAGGAAGGGAGTGGTGGAAGCTGTGGAGAGACCAAAaggggggaaaggaagggggggggggggggggggggaggcatgtgtgtttgtagaagttacctaaaattagagaattaaatgtttataccattgggttgtaagctactcacgctgaatatgaggtgttgtttctccTCCTGCATGTGGCCATTCTCAATGAACACTTATCTGTGCTCCGCCAAGACTTACTAGacattatccctctaaacctgtcctatccatgtacctgcccaaatatttcttaaacgttgcggtagtacctgcctcaactacctcctccggcagcttgttccatacacccagatgATAGGAATAATATCAGAAATTTGCAGCTATTATGAATCTAGACATGAATAGATCGGTTATGAAGGTCACGCCTCagtcccttatgatcttatgattcggGAGAAGAGACTTAATCGCAATTGGCAGCAGTAAATTGTGAAATGTCATACCGATGCAGGATGTTCTGCTTCCACGGCTCAAGATGTAGCCATGGTGACAAAGACACCGGTAACTGCCCAATTGGTTGACACAGCGCTGGGAACATCCACCATTGCCCTGCGCACATTCATCCACATCTGGGAAGTTTAAACAAACATCAGTAAGAAATCTCAGAGGCCACGTGATGCTAATGCAATAAGCACACTAACATTGCTTTTACCCCTACAATGGGCAAGAGATTTTCtacatcccctccctcccactgcctcttgcaaagacgttTGCTGCGGTCTCAGTCCACCAGTAATTAATTTTAGGCTCCCACAGTGAAAAGTGTGAAGTTTTCCAAGTAGGGTAAAAATGGAAAGGAGGAACAAAGTAAGCGAGCTAAGCAAGAAACAACAAAAATATGTTATCTTTATAATGGTATCAGCATTGCAAACAGGTCAATCCGCACGCAATATGTGTTTACAGAAATAAATCATATTGTTAAATGACCATTCAGACCTGTGCATGTTGTTCTGTTGTCGGGACTCAAGGTGTAGCCTGTGTGGCAGTCACACCGGTAACTGCCCACAGTGTTCACACAGCGCTGGGAGCAGCCGCCATTGCTCTGAGCACATTCATCCACATCTGAAGAAAACGGACAAGGTATCTTTACTATTTGTTAAAAACAAGACATAATCAcggaccactcacaccctgacCATTCTCCCTTTCCTATCGGGCAAAAGATACGAAACCTTGAAAGCACGAAGCACCAGGTCTAAaaactggtggtgtgcctcagggttccgtGCTGGGCCTGTTGCAGTTTGTGGTTTACATCAGcggtttggatgagaacgtacgaGGCAGGATTAGTAAGCCTGCAGATGACACGCAAGCAGGTGGCGTGATGgatagtgaaaatggttatcaTCATTTGCAACAGAACCATTACCAGTTGGGCATGTGGGCtgtggaatggttaatggagttcaaTGCAGAGAAGTAAGTGCTAGgtattgcattttgagaagtcaaaccagggacagaccttcacagtgaatgacagtggCACTGGGGAATTGTTggcgagcagagggatctagaagtgtaTATTGCTTTTTGAacgtggtgtcacaggtagatagggtggtcaaaaatgcttttggtacattggtcttcatcagtcagagtattgagtatagaagttgggaggttgtgCCACAGTTGTACAATATGTTAGAGAGGGTACATtcggagcattgtgttcagttttatctccctgttataggaatgatgttgttaagctggaaagggtgcagagaagatttacaaggatattgccaggactcgagggcctgagcaattgggagaggttggtgcagctaggactttattccttggagtgcaggtggacgtgggatgatcttatagaggtatataagagcatgaggggaatagatagggcaaatgcacTGAATCCCTTAACCAGAGGAGGaaaatcaagaaccggaggacgtaggtttaaggtgaaaggggaaacctGAGGGCCAAATCTTTCATAATACCATTACCAAGAGACAGAAAGTAAAATCCTCGCTGATATAACTTAACTTCAGAAAATGCAATTAATACAGCATTAGTTAGGGCTATGTAATTGCCATGGTCAATCTGATCTCTCCACCACACTGCGATCAGTTTTATTTGCATGAAACTGACTATGGTCAgaatggttaagaaagaactgtagttgctggaaaaatcggtagacaaaaatgctggagaaactcagcgggtgaggcagcatctatggagcgaaggaataggtgatgtttcaggacgagacccttcttcagcctgatgtgggggttgggggggcgggaagaagaaaggaagaggcggagacagtggactgtATGTTCATTCAGCTGGGgtacaaactacccaagcgaaatatgaggtgctgctcctccaatttgcggcgggactcactctggccatggaggaggcccaggacagaaaggtcggattcggaatgggagggggagttgaagtgttgagccaccagggggtcaggttggttaatgcgaactgtgcggaggtgttgggccaagcgatcgccaagcctgggcTTGGGCTCACCGATGTAGAATGGGATCAGAATGTCAGAATGGGATCAGATTCAGAGGAAAGGTGTGTCAAGATCCCTGGGATGGTCATGATAACACAAAATGAAGGAAAATTAAGGGAGATCTTTGCACTGACCTTGCTATGCACATTTATGGCTTCATCCATCCAGAAACAGCATTAACTTCAAAGACAATTTGTTTGCTGTGAATCATTTGGAGATCTGTGGCAATATATCAGCTGCAATATAAGCATTTATgttgccagagacttgggttcgatcctgactacgggtgctgtctgcacggagtttgcatgttctccgtgtgactgcgTGTTTTTTCTGGGGTGTTCcagcttcctcacacactccaaagattcataggtttgtaggttaactggctttggtaataaaaaattgcaaatgtccctagtgtattggatagtagtagtgtacgggatgatcgcaagTCGGCGCAtatacggtgggccaaagggttggtTTGTACCCTCGCCCTGTGACTGTATAGGTCATCTTGGGTGATCTAcatagattcctcccacatcttaaagtCGCACGGGCAAATAGCATAGTTACCcactgtaagttgtccccagtgtgtaggtgtgtggtaGAATGTAGTGCGGGCTGGTGATGGGTATGTGGTAAACATATAATGGAATAAGTGTACGATTGAtacatggaggaaggaactgcagatgctagttcaaactgaagatagacataaaaagctgtctgaagaagggtcttggcccaaaacattacctattccttttctccagagatgctgtctgacccgctgagttactccagcttttcgtgtctaggATAGATGAAGGTGGGTACTTGTGTTGGCACGTGTgtggtgggccgagtggcctgttcctgtgctccatGGCCCTGTGGCTTTATCAGTTAGCTTTAATAACTTGAAGCAAAATTTTGGAAGGGAGGGTTTCTGGATAGATTCTCCCCCTCGCTTTCACAAGTGTATAACATCTAGACAGTGAATCTCTGGTTGATCAGGAATGaatcttcacccattcctcttcaGGCACTAACCTGTGCAGTTACCATCCAGGCACACACAGAAGTAGCTCCCCACTGTATTCAAACATTGCTCTTGTGGTTTGCATGGAGAACTTCGGCATTCATTGACATCTAAGAATAGAAGGGGAATAGAGATATGAAAAGAACACCAAACATATTCCGAATTTTCCATTGTCCTAATAAATAATCTATCAATCAGGCCGCTATGTCGGGTATGGTGTGGCGTTTTCAGGTGTTGTTGCAGCTGCACTCAAGCAGACAAGTGGTGGATATttaagtgtctcaacccaaactttcacccattccttctctccagagaagctgtctgacccactgagttgctccagcttcttATGTCTATATTCTACCACACTTCTGACCTGAGCCTTGGACAGTCAATGGTAATCCATGGGATATTAATAGTGGAATATCAGTGACATTAATGCAAGTGAATGTCAAAAGGAGAGAGATTAATGTTCTCTTGTTGGACATCATTATAGCCTAGAACTTGTTTGGTGTGAATATTACCTTCCACCTGGAAGCCCAGGCCAAGATATAGTTAGGACAtttaagttcataaggtcataactgaCTGGAGTAGTattcagccatttggcccatcatgtcgactccgtcattcaatcatggctgatccaactctccttcctaatcccattctcctgccttttccccataacctctgacacctgtactaatcaagaacctatctatctttgccttaaaaatatccactgtcttggcctccacagccttctgaggcaaagaattccacagattcaccaccctcggactaaaatgaaatttctcctcatctcctgaaaagaacgtcctttaattctgaggctatgacctctagtcttaggctcacccactagtggaaaaattcCTCTCatcgactctatccaagcctttcattattctgtgcgtttcaatgaggttcccgctcattcttctaaactccagcgagtacaagcccagtgccgacaagcgctcatcatagattaactactcattcctgggatcattcttgtaatggATTGTTTGGCCTGGGCACTTCAATGCCGGCTCAGCCTGGGAAGGCCACAGCCCTTGAATGAACGTTAGAATAAGACTAACCTTTGCAGATGTTGCCTCTGTACTCAAAGCCCGCCCTGCAGTCACATCTGTAACCCCCTGGAACGTTTGCGCATGTGGTC is a window from the Leucoraja erinacea ecotype New England chromosome 19, Leri_hhj_1, whole genome shotgun sequence genome containing:
- the LOC129706231 gene encoding fibulin-1-like isoform X2, with translation MAGLRMEFRLLSMLWVLAEGATLCGQDDQCLDGTHGCDPVLAKCVSVPPVTQESPGYHCSCILGYAGSGREGDCQDVDECAQGNGGCSQRCVNTVGSYRCDCHLGYTLSPDNRTTCTDINECLRNPCNSVTTCANVPGGYRCDCRAGFEYRGNICKDVNECRSSPCKPQEQCLNTVGSYFCVCLDGNCTDVDECAQSNGGCSQRCVNTVGSYRCDCHTGYTLSPDNRTTCTDVDECAQGNGGCSQRCVNQLGSYRCLCHHGYILSRGSRTSCIGMTFHNLLLPIAIKSLLPNHKIIRD
- the LOC129706231 gene encoding fibulin-1-like isoform X1, with product MAGLRMEFRLLSMLWVLAEGATLCAGQDDQCLDGTHGCDPVLAKCVSVPPVTQESPGYHCSCILGYAGSGREGDCQDVDECAQGNGGCSQRCVNTVGSYRCDCHLGYTLSPDNRTTCTDINECLRNPCNSVTTCANVPGGYRCDCRAGFEYRGNICKDVNECRSSPCKPQEQCLNTVGSYFCVCLDGNCTDVDECAQSNGGCSQRCVNTVGSYRCDCHTGYTLSPDNRTTCTDVDECAQGNGGCSQRCVNQLGSYRCLCHHGYILSRGSRTSCIGMTFHNLLLPIAIKSLLPNHKIIRD